Proteins encoded by one window of Antechinus flavipes isolate AdamAnt ecotype Samford, QLD, Australia chromosome 4, AdamAnt_v2, whole genome shotgun sequence:
- the LOC127561219 gene encoding filaggrin-2-like, which translates to MSHLLTSISNILDIFYKYCGQDEEYDTMSQSELKEFLENELQCILKNPSDPDIVDEFMLNIDEDNNRRVDFTEFLLLIFKLTMAFNKTFKKTYYEGQNHCDKETEKEEEEEENNWESESEEEHEETRKQPSKGTQKVRYRQSKVRKEVDESLLCSEKLYRTSNLNNSRKSDEAEYASSSCKWRGRRQNSRTSPSRLYGGEEYKADSENINACSGIRYKYKKRQNDGLKKKGNEYVRKNHSVTFEEESEKWFKSESSEEDSSTSDSGTESCTEYGSGQKSGQRKQKSTSGQKINSKRYRRESGNQEGMENTVQDQDSHRRPRDMELLLVTGPAAVEDKIKVPNYPPALVNMTQAPDLALDPAQDQV; encoded by the exons ATGTCTCATCTCTTGACAAGCATCTCCAACATCTTAGATATTTTCTACAAATATTGTGGCCAAGATGAGGAATATGACACAATGAGCCAAAGTGAACTGAAGGAatttctggaaaatgagctgCAATGTATTCTGAAG AATCCAAGTGATCCAGACATTGTGGATGAATTCATGCTTAATATAGATGAAGATAATAACAGGAGAGTAGACTTTACTGAGTTCCTATTGCTGATATTCAAATTGACAATGGCCTTCAACAAAACTTTCAAGAAGACATATTATGAAGGTCAAAATCATtgtgacaaagagacagaaaaggaagaagaggaagaagaaaacaactgGGAATCAGAATCTGAAGAGGAACATGAGGAAACCAGAAAACAGCCATCAAAGGGAACACAGAAAGTCAGATATAGGCAGAGCAAGGTAAGGAAGGAAGTGGACGAATCTTTACTGTGCTCAGAGAAATTATATCGTACGTCAAATTTAAACAACTCAAGAAAGAGTGATGAAGCTGAATATGCATCCAGCTCATGCaaatggagaggaagaagacAGAATTCAAGGACAAGCCCCTCCAGACTGTATGGAGGAGAAGAATACAAAGCAGACTCTGAAAATATAAATGCATGTAGTGGAAtaagatacaaatacaagaagaGACAAAATGatggattaaagaaaaaaggaaatgaatatgtAAGAAAGAACCATTCAGTCACTtttgaagaagaaagtgaaaaatggtTTAAGTCTGAAAGTTCAGAAGAAGACAGTTCTACCTCTGATTCAGGCACAGAATCCTGCACAGAATATGGATCGGGTCAAAAATCaggacagagaaaacagaaatctaCATCAGGTCAAAAAATCAACTCAAAGAGATATAGAAGAGAATCAG GCAATCAAGAAGGTATGGAAAACACAGTACAAGATCAGGACAGTCATCGAAGACCCAGGGACATGGAACTACTTCTGGTGACAGGTCCAGCAGCAGTGGAAGACAAGATCAAAGTTCCAAACTATCCTCCAGCTCTGGTCAACATGACTCAGGCTCCAGATCTGGCTCTGGATCCTGCTCAGGATCAGGTTTAG
- the LOC127561220 gene encoding hornerin-like: MALALARALPPALALAPSTHLALESLAHDQVILLAARDRDLVLVEDPAVVEDKGTVPVPNSPPAQGDMAPVLAPVPVSHLSRVNMAQDQVGHLAARAMDLVLVAGSGSGSSSGSESGSEYGSGQSSGSKHRGSGSGHSSSSGRHGSGSGSSSSQSSQSGQHGSGSGRSSSSQGHGSSSSGRSSSRGGQGHSSSSQQSSSSGRHGSGSGSGSGSGSGSGSGSCSGSGLGSSSGSESGSESGSEFGSGQSSGSKHRGSGSGHSSSSGRHGSGSSSGSSSGSGSGSQHSSSSGKSGSRSGHSSSSQGQGSSSGGRSSSSGRQGHSSSSQQSSSSGRHGSGSGSGSSQSSQSRQHGSGSGRSSSSQGHGSSSSGRSSSRGGHGHSSSSQQSSSSGRHGSGSGSGSGSGSGSCSGSGSGSSSGSESGSEYGSGQSSGSKHRGSGSGHSSSSGRHGSGSGSSSSQSSQSGQHGSGSGRSSSSQGHGSSSSGRSSSRGGQGHSSSSQQSSSSGRHGSGSGSGSGSGSGSGSGSCSGSGLGSSSGSESGSESGSEFGSGQSSGSKHRGSGSGHSSSSGRHGSGSSSGSSSGSGSGSQHSSSSGKSGSRSGHSSSSQGQGSSSGGRSSSSGRQGHSSSSQQSSSSGRHGSGSGSGSSQSSQSRQHGSGSGRSSSSQGHGSSSSGRSSSRGGHGHSSSSQQSSSSGRHGSGSGSGSGSGSGSCSGSGSGSSSGSESGSEYGSGQSSGSKHRGSGSGHSSSSGRHGSGSGSSSSQSSQSGQHGSGSGRSSSSQGHGSSSSGRSSSRGGQGHSSSSQQSSSSGRHGSGSGSGSGSGSGSGSCSGSGLGSSSGSESGSESGSEFGSGQSSGSKHRGSGSGHSSSSGRHGSGSSSGSSSGSGSGSQHSSSSGKSGSRSGHSSSSQGQGSSSGGRSSSSGRQGHSSSSQQSSSSGRHGSGSGSGSSQSSQSRQHGSGSGRSSSSQGHGSSSSGRSSSRGGHGHSSSSQQSSSSGRHGSGSGSGSGSGSGSCSGSGSGSSSGSESGSEYGSGQSSGSKHRGSGSGHSSSSGRHGSGSGSSSSQSSQSGQHGSGSGRSSSSQGHGSSSSGRSSSRGGQGHSSSSQQSSSSGRHGSGSGSGSGSGSGSGSGSCSGSGLGSSSGSESGSESGSEFGSGQSSGSKHRGSGSGHSSSSGRHGSGSSSGSSSGSGSGSQHSSSSGKSGSRSGHSSSSQGQGSSSGGRSSSSGRQGHSSSSQQSSSSGRHGSGSGSGSSQSSQSRQHGSGSGRSSSSQGHGSSSSGRSSSRGGHGHSSSSQQSSSSGRHGSGSGSGSGSGSGSCSGSGSGSSSGSESGSEYGSGQSSGSKHRGSGSGHSSSSGRHGSGSGSSSSQSSQSGQHGSGSGRSSSSQGHGSSSSGRSSSRGGQGHSSSSQQSSSSGRHGSGSGSGSGSGSGSGSGSCSGSGLGSSSGSESGSESGSEFGSGQSSGSKHRGSGSGHSSSSGRHGSGSSSGSSSGSGSGSQHSSSSGKSGSRSGHSSSSQGQGSSSGGRSSSSGRQGHSSSSQQSSSSGRHGSGSGSGSSQSSQSRQHGSGSGRSSSSQGHGSSSSGRSSSRGGHGHSSSSQQSSSSGRHGSGSGSGSGSGSGSCSGSGSGSSSGSESGSEYGSGQSSGSKHRGSGSGHSSSSGRHGSGSGSSSSQSSQSGQHGSGSGRSSSSQGHGSSSSGRSSSRGGQGHSSSSQQSSSSGRHGSGSGSGSGSGSGSGSCSGSGLGSSSGSESGSESGSEFGSGQSSGSKHRGSGSGHSSSSGRHGSGSSSGSSSGSGSGSQHSSSSGKSGSRSGHSSSSQGQGSSSGGRSSSSGRQGHSSSSQQSSSSGRHGSGSGSGSSQSSQSRQHGSGSGRSSSSQGHGSSSSGRSSSRGGHGHSSSSQQSSSSGRHGSGSGSGSGSGSGSCSGSGSGSSSGSESGSEYGSGQSSGSKHRGSGSGHSSSSGRHGSGSGSSSSQSSQSGQHGSGSGRSSSSQGHGSSSSGRSSSRGGQGHSSSSQQSSSSGRHGSGSGSGSGSGSGSGSGSCSGSGLGSSSGSESGSESGSEFGSGQSSGSKHRGSGSGHSSSSGRHGSGSSSGSSSGSGSGSQHSSSSGKSGSRSGHSSSSQGQGSSSGGRSSSSGRQGHSSSSQQSSSSGRHGSGSGSGSSQSSQSRQHGSGSGRSSSSQGHGSSSSGRSSSRGGHGHSSSSQQSSSSGRHGSGSGSGSGSGSGSCSGSGSGSSSGSESGSEYGSGQSSGSKHRGSGSGHSSSSGRHGSGSGSSSSQSSQSGQHGSGSGRSSSSQGHGSSSSGRSSSRGGQGHSSSSQQSSSSGRHGSGSGSGSGSGSGSGSGSCSGSGLGSSSGSESGSESGSEFGSGQSSGSKHRGSGSGHSSSSGRHGSGSSSGSSSGSGSGSQHSSSSGKSGSRSGHSSSSQGQGSSSGGRSSSSGRQGHSSSSQQSSSSGRHGSGSGSGSSQSSQSRQHGSGSGRSSSSQGHGSSSSGRSSSRGGHGHSSSSQQSSSSGRHGSGSGSGSGSGSGSCSGSGSGSSSGSESGSEYGSGQSSGSKHRGSGSGHSSSSGRHGSGSGSSSSQSSQSGQHGSGSGRSSSSQGHGSSSSGRSSSRGGQGHSSSSQQSSSSGRHGSGSGSGSGSGSGSGSGSCSGSGLGSSSGSESGSESGSEFGSGQSSGSKHRGSGSGHSSSSGRHGSGSSSGSSSGSGSGSQHSSSSGKSGSRSGHSSSSQGQGSSSGGRSSSSGRQGHSSSSQQSSSSGRHGSGSGSGSSQSSQSRQHGSGSGRSSSSQGHGSSSSGRSSSRGGHGHSSSSQQSSSSGRHGSGSGSGSGSGSGSCSGSGSGSSSGSESGSEYGSGQSSGSKHRGSGSGHSSSSGRHGSGSGSSSSQSSQSGQHGSGSAQADMARAPALALALALALALDPAQDQV, encoded by the exons ATGGCTCTGGCTCTAGCTCGGGCTCTTCCtccggctctggctctggctcccaGCACTCATCTAGCTCTGGAAAGTCTGGCTCACGATCAGGTCATTCTTCTAGCAGCCAGGGACAGGGATCTAGTTCTGGTGGAAGATCCAGCAGTAGTGGAAGACAAGGGCACAGTTCCAGTTCCCAACAGTCCTCCAGCTCAGGGCGACATGGCTCCGGTTCTGGCTCCGGTTCCAGTCAGTCATCTCAGTCGCGTCAACATGGCTCAGGATCAGGTCGGTCATCTAGCAGCCAGGGCCATGGATCTAGTTCTAGTGGCAG GATCAGGTTCAGGCTCTAGCTCTGGCTCAGAATCTGGCTCAGAATACGGTTCAGGTCAATCTTCAGGCTCTAAGCACAGGGGCTCTGGCTCAGGCCATTCTTCCAGCTCTGGAAGACATGGTTCAGGCTCTGGCTCCAGTTCCAGTCAGTCTTCTCAGTCGGGTCAACATGGCTCAGGCTCAG GTCGGTCATCTAGCAGCCAGGGCCATGGATCTAGTTCTAGTGGCAGGTCCAGCAGTAGGGGAGGACAAGGACACAGTTCCAGTTCCCAGCAATCCTCCAGCTCAGGCAGACATGGCTCGGGCtccggctctggctctggctctggctctggctctggctctggatcCTGCTCAGGATCAGGTTTAGGCTCTAGCTCTGGCTCAGAGTCTGGCTCAGAATCTGGCTCAGAATTTGGCTCAGGTCAATCTTCAGGCTCTAAGCACAGGGGCTCTGGCTCTGGCCACTCTTCCAGCTCTGGAAGACATGGCTCTGGCTCTAGCTCGGGCTCTTCCtccggctctggctctggctcccaGCACTCATCTAGCTCTGGAAAGTCTGGCTCACGATCAGGTCATTCTTCTAGCAGCCAGGGACAGGGATCTAGTTCTGGTGGAAGATCCAGCAGTAGTGGAAGACAAGGGCACAGTTCCAGTTCCCAACAGTCCTCCAGCTCAGGGCGACATGGCTCCGGTTCTGGCTCCGGTTCCAGTCAGTCATCTCAGTCGCGTCAACATGGCTCAGGATCAGGTCGGTCATCTAGCAGCCAGGGCCATGGATCTAGTTCTAGTGGCAGGTCCAGCAGCAGGGGAGGACATGGACACAGTTCCAGTTCCCAGCAATCCTCCAGCTCAGGCAGACATGGCtcgggctccggctccggctctggctctggctctggatcCTGCTCAGGATCAGGTTCAGGCTCTAGCTCTGGCTCAGAATCTGGCTCAGAATACGGTTCAGGTCAATCTTCAGGCTCTAAGCACAGGGGCTCTGGCTCAGGCCATTCTTCCAGCTCTGGAAGACATGGTTCAGGCTCTGGCTCCAGTTCCAGTCAGTCATCTCAGTCGGGTCAACATGGCTCAGGCTCAGGTCGGTCATCTAGCAGCCAGGGCCATGGATCTAGTTCTAGTGGCAGGTCCAGCAGTAGGGGAGGACAAGGACACAGTTCCAGTTCCCAGCAATCCTCCAGCTCAGGCAGACATGGCTCGGGCtccggctctggctctggctctggctctggctctggctctggatcCTGCTCAGGATCAGGTTTAGGCTCTAGCTCTGGCTCAGAGTCTGGCTCAGAATCTGGCTCAGAATTTGGCTCAGGTCAATCTTCAGGCTCTAAGCACAGGGGCTCTGGCTCTGGCCACTCTTCCAGCTCTGGAAGACATGGCTCTGGCTCTAGCTCGGGCTCTTCCtccggctctggctctggctcccaGCACTCATCTAGCTCTGGAAAGTCTGGCTCACGATCAGGTCATTCTTCTAGCAGCCAGGGACAGGGATCTAGTTCTGGTGGAAGATCCAGCAGTAGTGGAAGACAAGGGCACAGTTCCAGTTCCCAACAGTCCTCCAGCTCAGGGCGACATGGCTCCGGTTCTGGCTCCGGTTCCAGTCAGTCATCTCAGTCGCGTCAACATGGCTCAGGATCAGGTCGGTCATCTAGCAGCCAGGGCCATGGATCTAGTTCTAGTGGCAGGTCCAGCAGCAGGGGAGGACATGGACACAGTTCCAGTTCCCAGCAATCCTCCAGCTCAGGCAGACATGGCtcgggctccggctccggctctggctctggctctggatcCTGCTCAGGATCAGGTTCAGGCTCTAGCTCTGGCTCAGAATCTGGCTCAGAATACGGTTCAGGTCAATCTTCAGGCTCTAAGCACAGGGGCTCTGGCTCAGGCCATTCTTCCAGCTCTGGAAGACATGGTTCAGGCTCTGGCTCCAGTTCCAGTCAGTCATCTCAGTCGGGTCAACATGGCTCAGGCTCAGGTCGGTCATCTAGCAGCCAGGGCCATGGATCTAGTTCTAGTGGCAGGTCCAGCAGTAGGGGAGGACAAGGACACAGTTCCAGTTCCCAGCAATCCTCCAGCTCAGGCAGACATGGCTCGGGCtccggctctggctctggctctggctctggctctggatcCTGCTCAGGATCAGGTTTAGGCTCTAGCTCTGGCTCAGAGTCTGGCTCAGAATCTGGCTCAGAATTTGGCTCAGGTCAATCTTCAGGCTCTAAGCACAGGGGCTCTGGCTCTGGCCACTCTTCCAGCTCTGGAAGACATGGCTCTGGCTCTAGCTCGGGCTCTTCCtccggctctggctctggctcccaGCACTCATCTAGCTCTGGAAAGTCTGGCTCACGATCAGGTCATTCTTCTAGCAGCCAGGGACAGGGATCTAGTTCTGGTGGAAGATCCAGCAGTAGTGGAAGACAAGGGCACAGTTCCAGTTCCCAACAGTCCTCCAGCTCAGGGCGACATGGCTCCGGTTCTGGCTCCGGTTCCAGTCAGTCATCTCAGTCGCGTCAACATGGCTCAGGATCAGGTCGGTCATCTAGCAGCCAGGGCCATGGATCTAGTTCTAGTGGCAGGTCCAGCAGCAGGGGAGGACATGGACACAGTTCCAGTTCCCAGCAATCCTCCAGCTCAGGCAGACATGGCtcgggctccggctccggctctggctctggctctggatcCTGCTCAGGATCAGGTTCAGGCTCTAGCTCTGGCTCAGAATCTGGCTCAGAATACGGTTCAGGTCAATCTTCAGGCTCTAAGCACAGGGGCTCTGGCTCAGGCCATTCTTCCAGCTCTGGAAGACATGGTTCAGGCTCTGGCTCCAGTTCCAGTCAGTCATCTCAGTCGGGTCAACATGGCTCAGGCTCAGGTCGGTCATCTAGCAGCCAGGGCCATGGATCTAGTTCTAGTGGCAGGTCCAGCAGTAGGGGAGGACAAGGACACAGTTCCAGTTCCCAGCAATCCTCCAGCTCAGGCAGACATGGCTCGGGCtccggctctggctctggctctggctctggctctggctctggatcCTGCTCAGGATCAGGTTTAGGCTCTAGCTCTGGCTCAGAGTCTGGCTCAGAATCTGGCTCAGAATTTGGCTCAGGTCAATCTTCAGGCTCTAAGCACAGGGGCTCTGGCTCTGGCCACTCTTCCAGCTCTGGAAGACATGGCTCTGGCTCTAGCTCGGGCTCTTCCtccggctctggctctggctcccaGCACTCATCTAGCTCTGGAAAGTCTGGCTCACGATCAGGTCATTCTTCTAGCAGCCAGGGACAGGGATCTAGTTCTGGTGGAAGATCCAGCAGTAGTGGAAGACAAGGGCACAGTTCCAGTTCCCAACAGTCCTCCAGCTCAGGGCGACATGGCTCCGGTTCTGGCTCCGGTTCCAGTCAGTCATCTCAGTCGCGTCAACATGGCTCAGGATCAGGTCGGTCATCTAGCAGCCAGGGCCATGGATCTAGTTCTAGTGGCAGGTCCAGCAGCAGGGGAGGACATGGACACAGTTCCAGTTCCCAGCAATCCTCCAGCTCAGGCAGACATGGCtcgggctccggctccggctctggctctggctctggatcCTGCTCAGGATCAGGTTCAGGCTCTAGCTCTGGCTCAGAATCTGGCTCAGAATACGGTTCAGGTCAATCTTCAGGCTCTAAGCACAGGGGCTCTGGCTCAGGCCATTCTTCCAGCTCTGGAAGACATGGTTCAGGCTCTGGCTCCAGTTCCAGTCAGTCATCTCAGTCGGGTCAACATGGCTCAGGCTCAGGTCGGTCATCTAGCAGCCAGGGCCATGGATCTAGTTCTAGTGGCAGGTCCAGCAGTAGGGGAGGACAAGGACACAGTTCCAGTTCCCAGCAATCCTCCAGCTCAGGCAGACATGGCTCGGGCtccggctctggctctggctctggctctggctctggctctggatcCTGCTCAGGATCAGGTTTAGGCTCTAGCTCTGGCTCAGAGTCTGGCTCAGAATCTGGCTCAGAATTTGGCTCAGGTCAATCTTCAGGCTCTAAGCACAGGGGCTCTGGCTCTGGCCACTCTTCCAGCTCTGGAAGACATGGCTCTGGCTCTAGCTCGGGCTCTTCCtccggctctggctctggctcccaGCACTCATCTAGCTCTGGAAAGTCTGGCTCACGATCAGGTCATTCTTCTAGCAGCCAGGGACAGGGATCTAGTTCTGGTGGAAGATCCAGCAGTAGTGGAAGACAAGGGCACAGTTCCAGTTCCCAACAGTCCTCCAGCTCAGGGCGACATGGCTCCGGTTCTGGCTCCGGTTCCAGTCAGTCATCTCAGTCGCGTCAACATGGCTCAGGATCAGGTCGGTCATCTAGCAGCCAGGGCCATGGATCTAGTTCTAGTGGCAGGTCCAGCAGCAGGGGAGGACATGGACACAGTTCCAGTTCCCAGCAATCCTCCAGCTCAGGCAGACATGGCtcgggctccggctccggctctggctctggctctggatcCTGCTCAGGATCAGGTTCAGGCTCTAGCTCTGGCTCAGAATCTGGCTCAGAATACGGTTCAGGTCAATCTTCAGGCTCTAAGCACAGGGGCTCTGGCTCAGGCCATTCTTCCAGCTCTGGAAGACATGGTTCAGGCTCTGGCTCCAGTTCCAGTCAGTCATCTCAGTCGGGTCAACATGGCTCAGGCTCAGGTCGGTCATCTAGCAGCCAGGGCCATGGATCTAGTTCTAGTGGCAGGTCCAGCAGTAGGGGAGGACAAGGACACAGTTCCAGTTCCCAGCAATCCTCCAGCTCAGGCAGACATGGCTCGGGCtccggctctggctctggctctggctctggctctggatcCTGCTCAGGATCAGGTTTAGGCTCTAGCTCTGGCTCAGAGTCTGGCTCAGAATCTGGCTCAGAATTTGGCTCAGGTCAATCTTCAGGCTCTAAGCACAGGGGCTCTGGCTCTGGCCACTCTTCCAGCTCTGGAAGACATGGCTCTGGCTCTAGCTCGGGCTCTTCCtccggctctggctctggctcccaGCACTCATCTAGCTCTGGAAAGTCTGGCTCACGATCAGGTCATTCTTCTAGCAGCCAGGGACAGGGATCTAGTTCTGGTGGAAGATCCAGCAGTAGTGGAAGACAAGGGCACAGTTCCAGTTCCCAACAGTCCTCCAGCTCAGGGCGACATGGCTCCGGTTCTGGCTCCGGTTCCAGTCAGTCATCTCAGTCGCGTCAACATGGCTCAGGATCAGGTCGGTCATCTAGCAGCCAGGGCCATGGATCTAGTTCTAGTGGCAGGTCCAGCAGCAGGGGAGGACATGGACACAGTTCCAGTTCCCAGCAATCCTCCAGCTCAGGCAGACATGGCtcgggctccggctccggctctggctctggctctggatcCTGCTCAGGATCAGGTTCAGGCTCTAGCTCTGGCTCAGAATCTGGCTCAGAATACGGTTCAGGTCAATCTTCAGGCTCTAAGCACAGGGGCTCTGGCTCAGGCCATTCTTCCAGCTCTGGAAGACATGGTTCAGGCTCTGGCTCCAGTTCCAGTCAGTCATCTCAGTCGGGTCAACATGGCTCAGGCTCAGGTCGGTCATCTAGCAGCCAGGGCCATGGATCTAGTTCTAGTGGCAGGTCCAGCAGTAGGGGAGGACAAGGACACAGTTCCAGTTCCCAGCAATCCTCCAGCTCAGGCAGACATGGCTCGGGCtccggctctggctctggctctggctctggctctggctctggatcCTGCTCAGGATCAGGTTTAGGCTCTAGCTCTGGCTCAGAGTCTGGCTCAGAATCTGGCTCAGAATTTGGCTCAGGTCAATCTTCAGGCTCTAAGCACAGGGGCTCTGGCTCTGGCCACTCTTCCAGCTCTGGAAGACATGGCTCTGGCTCTAGCTCGGGCTCTTCCtccggctctggctctggctcccaGCACTCATCTAGCTCTGGAAAGTCTGGCTCACGATCAGGTCATTCTTCTAGCAGCCAGGGACAGGGATCTAGTTCTGGTGGAAGATCCAGCAGTAGTGGAAGACAAGGGCACAGTTCCAGTTCCCAACAGTCCTCCAGCTCAGGGCGACATGGCTCCGGTTCTGGCTCCGGTTCCAGTCAGTCATCTCAGTCGCGTCAACATGGCTCAGGATCAGGTCGGTCATCTAGCAGCCAGGGCCATGGATCTAGTTCTAGTGGCAGGTCCAGCAGCAGGGGAGGACATGGACACAGTTCCAGTTCCCAGCAATCCTCCAGCTCAGGCAGACATGGCtcgggctccggctccggctctggctctggctctggatcCTGCTCAGGATCAGGTTCAGGCTCTAGCTCTGGCTCAGAATCTGGCTCAGAATACGGTTCAGGTCAATCTTCAGGCTCTAAGCACAGGGGCTCTGGCTCAGGCCATTCTTCCAGCTCTGGAAGACATGGTTCAGGCTCTGGCTCCAGTTCCAGTCAGTCATCTCAGTCGGGTCAACATGGCTCAGGCTCAGGTCGGTCATCTAGCAGCCAGGGCCATGGATCTAGTTCTAGTGGCAGGTCCAGCAGTAGGGGAGGACAAGGACACAGTTCCAGTTCCCAGCAATCCTCCAGCTCAGGCAGACATGGCTCGGGCtccggctctggctctggctctggctctggctctggctctggatcCTGCTCAGGATCAGGTTTAGGCTCTAGCTCTGGCTCAGAGTCTGGCTCAGAATCTGGCTCAGAATTTGGCTCAGGTCAATCTTCAGGCTCTAAGCACAGGGGCTCTGGCTCTGGCCACTCTTCCAGCTCTGGAAGACATGGCTCTGGCTCTAGCTCGGGCTCTTCCtccggctctggctctggctcccaGCACTCATCTAGCTCTGGAAAGTCTGGCTCACGATCAGGTCATTCTTCTAGCAGCCAGGGACAGGGATCTAGTTCTGGTGGAAGATCCAGCAGTAGTGGAAGACAAGGGCACAGTTCCAGTTCCCAACAGTCCTCCAGCTCAGGGCGACATGGCTCCGGTTCCGGCTCCGGTTCCAGTCAGTCATCTCAGTCGCGTCAACATGGCTCAGGATCAGGTCGGTCATCTAGCAGCCAGGGCCATGGATCTAGTTCTAGTGGCAGGTCCAGCAGCAGGGGAGGACATGGACACAGTTCCAGTTCCCAGCAATCCTCCAGCTCAGGCAGACATGGCtcgggctccggctccggctctggctctggctctggatcCTGCTCAGGATCAGGTTCAGGCTCTAGCTCTGGCTCAGAATCTGGCTCAGAATACGGTTCAGGTCAATCTTCAGGCTCTAAGCACAGGGGCTCTGGCTCAGGCCATTCTTCCAGCTCTGGAAGACATGGTTCAGGCTCTGGCTCCAGTTCCAGTCAGTCTTCTCAGTCGGGTCAACATGGCTCAGGCTCAGGTCGGTCATCTAGCAGCCAGGGCCATGGATCTAGTTCTAGTGGCAGGTCCAGCAGTAGGGGAGGACAAGGACACAGTTCCAGTTCCCAGCAATCCTCCAGCTCAGGCAGACATGGCTCGGGCtccggctctggctctggctctggctctggctctggctctggatcCTGCTCAGGATCAGGTTTAGGCTCTAGCTCTGGCTCAGAGTCTGGCTCAGAATCTGGCTCAGAATTTGGCTCAGGTCAATCTTCAGGCTCTAAGCACAGGGGCTCTGGCTCTGGCCACTCTTCCAGCTCTGGAAGACATGGCTCTGGCTCTAGCTCGGGCTCTTCCtccggctctggctctggctcccaGCACTCATCTAGCTCTGGAAAGTCTGGCTCACGATCAGGTCATTCTTCTAGCAGCCAGGGACAGGGATCTAGTTCTGGTGGAAGATCCAGCAGTAGTGGAAGACAAGGGCACAGTTCCAGTTCCCAACAGTCCTCCAGCTCAGGGCGACATGGCTCCGGTTCTGGCTCCGGTTCCAGTCAGTCATCTCAGTCGCGTCAACATGGCTCAGGATCAGGTCGGTCATCTAGCAGCCAGGGCCATGGATCTAGTTCTAGTGGCAGGTCCAGCAGCAGGGGAGGACATGGACACAGTTCCAGTTCCCAGCAATCCTCCAGCTCAGGCAGACATGGCtcgggctccggctccggctctggctctggctctggatcCTGCTCAGGATCAGGTTCAGGCTCTAGCTCTGGCTCAGAATCTGGCTCAGAATACGGTTCAGGTCAATCTTCAGGCTCTAAGCACAGGGGCTCTGGCTCAGGCCATTCTTCCAGCTCTGGAAGACATGGTTCAGGCTCTGGCTCCAGTTCCAGTCAGTCTTCTCAGTCGGGTCAACATGGCTCAGGCTCAG CTCAGGCAGACATGGCTCGGGCtccggctctggctctggctctggctctggctctggctctggatcCTGCTCAGGATCAGGTTTAG